In Rhodohalobacter mucosus, the genomic stretch TGCCACATTACCGTGGTTGTAGCCAAGCTTGAGGAAGAAACTGTAACTGAAGAATAAACGAGGTTTATACATTGGGACAAAAAACCAATCCTACTGGACTTAGACTTGGAATTATCCGCGGTTGGGACTCCAACTGGTATTCCGAAGAGAACGAACCGGCCATGCTGGTTGAAGACACAAAGCTTCGCGAATACCTTGCTACGCGTCTGCGTAACGGAGGTCTTTCAAATGTGGTTATCGAACGCACACCCAAACGGGTTCTTCTCACACTCAACACATCACGGCCAGGCGTAATTATCGGAAAAGGCGGTGAGCAGATTGAAATGCTTCGTGAAGAGCTTAAAAAGATTACAAACAAGGAAGTTCAGATCAATGTAAGTGAGATTAAGCGACCCGAATTGGATGCCAGCCTGGTTGCCCAGAATATCGCACAGCAGCTTGAGGCCAGGGTGTCATTTCGCCGGGCGATGAAAACAGCACTTTCATCTGCGATGAGAATGGGCGCAAAAGGAATCAAGATCAAATGTGCAGGACGCCTGGGCGGTGCAGAAATGGCGCGGACCGAACAGTACAAGGAAGGCAGGGTGCCGCTTCATACACTTCGCGCCGATATCGACTACGCCAAAGCTACTTCCAATACAATTTACGGCTCGATCGGCGTATCTGTATGGATATTCAAAGGCGAAATTATTGGAGATGTTGACCTTGCACCCGGTTCACAGGCGCAGCAGGAAAGTGAACCAAGCAGAAAACGCGGTGGTCAGTCTGGCGACAGAAAATCACGGCGCTCCAGAAGAAGAAGCAGAAATTAACAGAACCGGTACTGAATTATGTTAGAACCAAAACGTATTCACAGACGACGGGTACACAGAGACAAGCTGAAAGGAAACGCTCAGCGTGGTCATACCCTGGCTTTCGGAAGCTTTGGACTGAAAGCACTAGAGCCAAAATTTATTACGTCCCGGCAGATCGAAGCCTGCAGGGTAACCATTGCACGAACACTGCAGCGGGATGGTAAAACGTTTATCAGAATTTTCCCTGATCGGCCAATTACAAGTAAACCCGCTGAAACCCGTATGGGTAAGGGTAAAGGCGCGCTTGACCATTTCATAGCCGTAGTGAAACCAGGAAGAATTCTGTTTGAAATTGCAGGGGTTAGCGAAGCACAGGCCAAAGAAGCACTTCGACGCGCCTCAAACAAACTCCCGATTAAAACCAAATTTGTGAAGCGTCGGGACTACGACGGAGCATAAGCGTAAGAACAGAGGAAAACTATGAAAGCACACGAATTACGAGATCTGTCGCTTGCGGAACTTCAAGCCCGGCTCAAGGATGAAAAAGAAGCACTGGTAAACTTCAGGTTCAATAAAGCGATTGCCGGACAAATTGAAAACCCGGCCAGAATAAAGAATACAAGACGGGAAATTGCCCGGCTCAATTTGATAATTAATGAAAAATTAGGTGCTGAATAACACTATGGCTGAAGCACAAAGATCACAAAGAAGAACCCGGACCGGTCGCGTAATAAGTAACCGTATGGATAAGAGTATTACGGTTGCCGTTGATCGACAGATTAAGCATCCGATCTATGGAAAGTTTATTACAAAAACCACCAAGTACATGGCACATGATGAAACGAATGATGCCAATATTGGTGATACCGTATTGATCATGTCGACCCGGCCACTTTCCAAACGCAAATCATGGCGTTTGGTTGAAATCCTTGAAAGAGCAAAATAACATTCAATATTTGTAGGTAAAGCTCATGATTCAAACGCAGTCAATTTTAAACGTAGCGGACAACAGCGGAGCCAAAAAGGTGATGTGTATAAAGGTTCTTGGCGATTCCAAACGACGCTATGCCCGCATTGGTGACTTGATTTCATGCTCTGTTAAAACGGCTATCCCCGGCGGAAACGTCAAAAAAGGAGAAGTGGTAACAGCAGTTGTTGTGAGAACCAAAAAGGAAATTCGACGCCGTGATGGCAGCTACATTCGGTTTGATGAAAATGCGGCGGTAATTATTAACAAAGAAAAGGAACCTGTTGGAACACGTATTTTCGGCCCTGTAGCCAGAGAGCTAAGGGAGAAAAGTTTTATGCGTATTGTTTCACTGGCTCCCGAAGTACTTTAAAAATTTATTGTTATGCCACGTAAGTATAACGCGCAAAAAAAACTCCACGTAAAAAAGGGCGACGAAGTTCTCGTTATTGCCGGTAATGATAAAGGCAAAAAAGGACGCGTACTTTTTGTATATCCGAAAAAAGAACGGGTTCTCGTTGAAGGAATCAATATGAGGACTCATCACGAGAAACCTTCCCAGGATAATCCACAGGGAGGCCGTCTCAAAAGAGAAGCATCCGTTCATGTTTCCAACGTGATGGTGCTCGACCCCACAACAGGTGAGCCCACCCGGATTGGAAGAAAACGCATAGATGAAGAGGGTGGCGGCCGTTGGGTCCGGTACGCAAAGGCAAGTGGCGAAATCATTGATAAATAACTAGACGAATGGCGGAAGCAAGACTATATACTTATTACAAAGACGAAGTCGTTGATAAACTCACGGAAGAGTTTAAGTACGAAAACGTGATGGCAGTGCCAAAGCTCCAGAAGATCGTAATTAATGTGGGAGTTGGCAGCGCAATCAGCGATACCAAAGAATTGGACTCGGTAGTTCAGAACATTGCTCAGATTACGGGTCAGCAGCCGGTAAAAACAAAAGCAAAGAAGTCGATATCCAATTTTAAGCTTCGTGAAGGCATGCCGATTGGCTGTAAGGTTACACTCAGAGGAAAAATCATGTTCGAATTTCTTGACAGGCTGATTAATCTTGCCCTGCCAAGAACACGTGACTTTCAGGGTGTGCCCAACAAAAGTTTTGATGGAAGAGGAAACTATACAATGGGAATCAAAGAGCATACCATTTTTCCCGAAATCGATGTGGACAAAACGAGCCAGGTCCACGGCATGGACATCACGTTTGTGACATCCGCAGTTACCGACGAAGAAGCCTTTACGCTTCTGAAACATTTCGGTATGCCATTCAAGAAATAGAATTTCAATTAAAGACGACTCAAGTACCAATGGCGAAAAAATCCTGGATAGCACGAAACGAAAAAAGAAAGGCAACAGTAGAAAAGTATGCCGAGAAAAGAAGAAAGCTGAAAGAAGCAGGTGATTATGAAGCCCTGCAGAAGCTCCCTAGAGATGCCAGTCCCACACGTGTGAGAAACCGGTGTTCACTCACCGGCCGATCAAGGGGATATATCGGCAAATACGGAGTTTCACGCATCAAATTTCGGGAACTCGCTCTTAGTGGTAAGATTCCGGGCGTCCGAAAAGCAAGCTGGTAAAACGTAGATATAAGATTATGCATAGCGACACTATTTCTGATTTTTTAACCCGTATCCGTAATGCACAGCAAGCGGGTCACCGAAGGGTGGATGTGCCGGCTTCCAAGCTGAAACGGGCCATGGCCAAAATACTGGTCGACAAAGGCTATATCAGCAGGTTTATTGATATAGAGGATGGCAAGCAGGGAATACTGCGAATGTTCCTCAAGTACGATGCGTACGGCCAGCCGGTTATCAAAGAGATGAAGCGCATCTCAAAGCCCGGTCTGAGAAAGTACAGCGGAAGTGAAGAAATTCCGAAATCCTATAATGGCCTGGGTATTGTAATCATGTCAACCTCCAGGGGAGTGATGACTGACAAAGAGGCCCGCAAATTAAACGTTGGCGGAGAAATTCTCTGCTCTGTTTACTAAACCAATTTTAAAGATTCCAACGATATGTCAAGAATAGGCAAGCAGCCAATTCCCTTAACCGACGGAACCGAATTCAGCATTGGTGCTGATAACGTAGTTACCATCAAAGGACAAAAAGGTAGTCAATCGCTGCAAATTCATCCCGAAATAAAGGTCGAAAAGAACGAGAATTTTATTGAGGTATCACGATCCAGTGAAACCAAAGAACAGAAATCTCTGCACGGACTCTACCGATCCCTGATAAACAATATGGTTCAGGGAGTTACAGAAGGGTATAAAAAGCAGCTTGAAATTATCGGGGTAGGTTATCGTGCGTCATTTTCAGGTGGTATACTGGAACTGAATCTTGGCTATTCACACCCGATCTATTTTGTTCCGCCCGAAGGAATTGATATCGAAGTGGACACCAAATCACGAAAGAACCCAATTCTGATTATTACAGGTATTGATAAAGAGCTGGTGGGTCAGGTGGCAGCCAAAATCAGATCAATGAGAAAACCGGAGCCTTACAAGGGTAAAGGCGTTCGCTATCTCGATGAACAAATCAGAAGAAAAGCAGGAAAATCTGCCGCTAAATAAAACTGAGGCCCAGTTAAGGAAATGAGAAAGAACAGAGTAAAAACAGAACGAAGAAATAAAATACGCAAACGGATTCGTTCAACAATCCGTGGAACGGCAGAACGCCCCAGACTCAGCATCTTTAAGAGTAATAAGCACATTTATCTGCAACTCATTAATGATCGCGAGAATCTTACACTGATGTCTGCATCCACCAAATCTACAGATCTGCAAAAAGACCTGGAAGGAAAAAGTGGTGTGGAAGCTGCCAAAGTAGTTGGCGAAGCCCTCGCAAAAGCCGCAACCGATCAGGGCATTAACAAGGTTGTTTTTGACCGAAGCGGTTATAAATATCACGGAATCGTAAAAGCTGCCGCAGATAGCGCACGCGAAGGCGGCTTAGACTTTTAAACAGAGATTTAATTATGCCTAAAGTTCGAAGAAAACATAATATTCCAGCAGCGAATCTGAACCTTGAAGAAAAACTGGTACACATTAACCGTGTTGCCAAAGTAGTTAAAGGCGGACGTCGTTTTAGCTTTAATGCCATTGTTGTTGTCGGAAACGGCGAAGGAGTGGTAGGACACGGGCTGGGGAAAGCCAATGAGGTATCCGACGCGATACAGAAAGGCTTTGACAATGCGAAGAAAAACCTGATCAAAGTACCCCTGACCAAAACCGGCAGTATCCACCATCCAATTATCGGGAAAGCCGGAGCAGGGAAAGTATTGTTGCGTCCGGCATCTGAGGGTACCGGTGTAATTGCTGGCGGCGCTGTTAAATCACTGCTCGACGTTGCAGGTGTTCAGAATATTCTTTCCAAGTCGCAGGGATCATCCAATCCCCATAATATGGTGAAAGCTGCTTATGAGGCACTCCGTCAGTTAACGGACCCCGTTGAAGTAGCTCAGCGACGTGGAATTAGTGTCAATAAAGTTTTTGAAGGTTAAACGCACAGTTTTAGAGATAAGAGATCTATCATGAAATTACACAATCTTAAAGCTCCGGCTGAAAACAAAAAATCGCGCAAGCGCGTGGGACGCGGACAAGGCTCCGGGATAGGAGAGCAGTCCGGCCGCGGTCATAACGGGCAGAAATCCCGAAGCGGCGCGAAAGTTAAGGCGTGGTTTGAGGGGGGGCAGATGCCGCTCCAGCGACGTATTCCAAAGTTTGGATTCAAAAACAGGTTCCGAACGGAATACCAGGCGATGAATGTACAGCGCCTTTCGGATTTCATTGAGGCCGGCCGGTTAACGGAAACGGTAACTGTCGATGATCTCGTGACCACAGGGCTCGTGCATAAGAATGACAGGGTTAAACTGCTTGGTGGTGGTGAGATCGATAAGAAAGTATCGGTTGAGGTGCATGCCTGCAGCGAGTCTGCAAAAAAGAAAATTGAAGACGCCGGCGGCACGGTAACCATTATCGACTAACTGAACCAGAAGATTCTCAGCTGAACGACACCCAATCGAATGAGTTTAATAGAAAACTTCAGAAATATCTTTAAAATCGAAGACCTGCGTGACCGCATTCTGTATGTGGTTGGTATTCTTATGGTCTATCGAATCGGCAGTTACGTAACCATGCCGGGTGTAGATGCCAATATGCTTGCTACGGAAGCGGGTGACGCATCATCTCTGCTTGGTCTGTTCGACCTCTTTGTGGGCGGTGCATTCTCGCGTGCCGGGGTATTTGCACTTGGCATTATGCCTTATATCACGGCTGCCATTATTATTCAGTTGATGGGCGCTGCTGTACCCTATTTTCAAAAGCTGCAGCGGGAAGGTGAGGAAGGACGAAGAAAAATCAATCGCCTTACAAGGTACGGCACGGTTGGAATTACGGCTGTGCAGGCAATCGGTTTCGGTATCAATCTGATTGCTACCTCGCCAAATGCTATTGTAGTAAGCAATACCGCATTTATACTGACCTGTATTGTTGTTTTAACAGCCGGAACCACTTTTGTAATGTGGCTGGGAGAGCGAATCACGGATCGCGGAATCGGAAATGGTATTTCCCTGCTGATCATGATTGGTATTATTGCAATACTTCCCACAAACCTTCTGAACGAGATTCAAACAACAAGCAACGCAATCATACTTATTGTAGAGCTGATCGGGCTGGCCCTGGTCATCGCTTCTTGTGTATTGCTCACGCAGGGAACAAGGAAGATTCCTGTACAATATGCAAAAAGGGTTGTTGGAAGGAAGGTGTATGGCGGAACTACCCAGTACCTGCCACTGAGAGTCAATGCGGCGGGTGTGATGCCCATTATTTTTGCACAGTCTATCATGTTTATACCAAGCACGGTAGGTACATTTTTTCCAGAAAATGAAACAGTTCAATGGATGACGTCCTGGGCGGCTGATTTTACCGGAGTCACCTACTCTGTGATCTTTTTCATCATTTGTGTGTTCTTTACGTTTTTCTATACAGCCATCGCGGTAAACCCGAAAGAGATGGCCGATACAATGAAAAGACAGGGTGGTTTTATCCCCGGAGTACGGCCGGGCAAACAGACCGTTGAGTTCATTGATAACATTTTGACCAAGATTACGCTTCCGGGGTCCATATTTTTGTCATTCGTGGCCATTCTGCCGGCCATCGTTGCAAATATGGGAGTAACGCCGGGATTTGCTCTTTTTTATGGTGGAACCAGTCTGCTCATTATAGTGGGAGTTGCTTTAGATACTCTGCAGCAGGTTGAGAGCCATCTGATGATGCGCCACTATGATGGATTTATGAAATCAGGCAAGATCAAAGGCAGAAGGCGCGCTTAATGATTTTTCTGAAGAGTGAAACTGAAATTGACAAGATGAGGGTAGCGGCCCGGCTGGTATCCAGAACTCTTGCTGAAGTGGCCCGGGAGATTAAGCCCGGTGTTCAAACAGGCACACTCGATCAGATAGCGGAAGACTTCATACGGAAAAACAATGCCAGGCCTGCTTTTAAAGGGTATGGCGGAAAAAATAATCCGTTTCCCGCAACACTGTGTATCTCAGTGAATGAAGAAGTGGTTCATGGTATTCCGGGTAACAGAAAACTGCATGAAGGAGATATTGTATCTGTGGATTGCGGTGTGGAAAAGGACGGATATTTTGGTGACCATGCCTACACGTTTACGGTTGGCGACTGTTCTGATGAAGATCGTCTCTTGCTGAAAACAACACTTGAGTCACTTTATAAAGGAATTGACCAGGCCGTTCACGGCAATAAGATTGGTGATATCGGTTCTGCGGTTCAGGAGCACTGTGAATCGAATGGTTTTGGGGTAGTGCGAGACCTCGTTGGGCACGGAATTGGCAAGGAGATGCATGAAGATCCATCCGTTCCCAATTTTGGAAAACCGGGAAGAGGTGAAAGGCTTCGGTCCGGAATGACGCTTGCCATTGAGCCGATGATTACACGCGGCTCATGGAAAGTGAAAACGCTGTCTGATGGCTGGACCATTGTGACCGCGGATAGCTCAAACGCAGCGCACTTTGAGCATGATGTTGTTGTGCGTGAAGGTGAAGCTGAAGTTCTCAGTACTTTTGATTATATTGCTGAGATCACTAAAAATGAAATTTTTGAAACCCAATAATGCGACATGGCTAAACAAGAGCCGATTAAGCAGGACGGAAAAATTTTAGAGGCGCTTCCGAACGCTCAGTTTCGGGTTGAATTGGAT encodes the following:
- the map gene encoding type I methionyl aminopeptidase, which produces MIFLKSETEIDKMRVAARLVSRTLAEVAREIKPGVQTGTLDQIAEDFIRKNNARPAFKGYGGKNNPFPATLCISVNEEVVHGIPGNRKLHEGDIVSVDCGVEKDGYFGDHAYTFTVGDCSDEDRLLLKTTLESLYKGIDQAVHGNKIGDIGSAVQEHCESNGFGVVRDLVGHGIGKEMHEDPSVPNFGKPGRGERLRSGMTLAIEPMITRGSWKVKTLSDGWTIVTADSSNAAHFEHDVVVREGEAEVLSTFDYIAEITKNEIFETQ
- the rplE gene encoding 50S ribosomal protein L5, which gives rise to MAEARLYTYYKDEVVDKLTEEFKYENVMAVPKLQKIVINVGVGSAISDTKELDSVVQNIAQITGQQPVKTKAKKSISNFKLREGMPIGCKVTLRGKIMFEFLDRLINLALPRTRDFQGVPNKSFDGRGNYTMGIKEHTIFPEIDVDKTSQVHGMDITFVTSAVTDEEAFTLLKHFGMPFKK
- the rpsQ gene encoding 30S ribosomal protein S17, yielding MAEAQRSQRRTRTGRVISNRMDKSITVAVDRQIKHPIYGKFITKTTKYMAHDETNDANIGDTVLIMSTRPLSKRKSWRLVEILERAK
- the rpsC gene encoding 30S ribosomal protein S3, whose protein sequence is MGQKTNPTGLRLGIIRGWDSNWYSEENEPAMLVEDTKLREYLATRLRNGGLSNVVIERTPKRVLLTLNTSRPGVIIGKGGEQIEMLREELKKITNKEVQINVSEIKRPELDASLVAQNIAQQLEARVSFRRAMKTALSSAMRMGAKGIKIKCAGRLGGAEMARTEQYKEGRVPLHTLRADIDYAKATSNTIYGSIGVSVWIFKGEIIGDVDLAPGSQAQQESEPSRKRGGQSGDRKSRRSRRRSRN
- the secY gene encoding preprotein translocase subunit SecY, producing MSLIENFRNIFKIEDLRDRILYVVGILMVYRIGSYVTMPGVDANMLATEAGDASSLLGLFDLFVGGAFSRAGVFALGIMPYITAAIIIQLMGAAVPYFQKLQREGEEGRRKINRLTRYGTVGITAVQAIGFGINLIATSPNAIVVSNTAFILTCIVVLTAGTTFVMWLGERITDRGIGNGISLLIMIGIIAILPTNLLNEIQTTSNAIILIVELIGLALVIASCVLLTQGTRKIPVQYAKRVVGRKVYGGTTQYLPLRVNAAGVMPIIFAQSIMFIPSTVGTFFPENETVQWMTSWAADFTGVTYSVIFFIICVFFTFFYTAIAVNPKEMADTMKRQGGFIPGVRPGKQTVEFIDNILTKITLPGSIFLSFVAILPAIVANMGVTPGFALFYGGTSLLIIVGVALDTLQQVESHLMMRHYDGFMKSGKIKGRRRA
- the rpsE gene encoding 30S ribosomal protein S5, producing MPKVRRKHNIPAANLNLEEKLVHINRVAKVVKGGRRFSFNAIVVVGNGEGVVGHGLGKANEVSDAIQKGFDNAKKNLIKVPLTKTGSIHHPIIGKAGAGKVLLRPASEGTGVIAGGAVKSLLDVAGVQNILSKSQGSSNPHNMVKAAYEALRQLTDPVEVAQRRGISVNKVFEG
- the rpsN gene encoding 30S ribosomal protein S14, with product MAKKSWIARNEKRKATVEKYAEKRRKLKEAGDYEALQKLPRDASPTRVRNRCSLTGRSRGYIGKYGVSRIKFRELALSGKIPGVRKASW
- the rplO gene encoding 50S ribosomal protein L15; protein product: MKLHNLKAPAENKKSRKRVGRGQGSGIGEQSGRGHNGQKSRSGAKVKAWFEGGQMPLQRRIPKFGFKNRFRTEYQAMNVQRLSDFIEAGRLTETVTVDDLVTTGLVHKNDRVKLLGGGEIDKKVSVEVHACSESAKKKIEDAGGTVTIID
- the rplR gene encoding 50S ribosomal protein L18, coding for MRKNRVKTERRNKIRKRIRSTIRGTAERPRLSIFKSNKHIYLQLINDRENLTLMSASTKSTDLQKDLEGKSGVEAAKVVGEALAKAATDQGINKVVFDRSGYKYHGIVKAAADSAREGGLDF
- the rplP gene encoding 50S ribosomal protein L16, with the protein product MLEPKRIHRRRVHRDKLKGNAQRGHTLAFGSFGLKALEPKFITSRQIEACRVTIARTLQRDGKTFIRIFPDRPITSKPAETRMGKGKGALDHFIAVVKPGRILFEIAGVSEAQAKEALRRASNKLPIKTKFVKRRDYDGA
- the rplF gene encoding 50S ribosomal protein L6; the encoded protein is MSRIGKQPIPLTDGTEFSIGADNVVTIKGQKGSQSLQIHPEIKVEKNENFIEVSRSSETKEQKSLHGLYRSLINNMVQGVTEGYKKQLEIIGVGYRASFSGGILELNLGYSHPIYFVPPEGIDIEVDTKSRKNPILIITGIDKELVGQVAAKIRSMRKPEPYKGKGVRYLDEQIRRKAGKSAAK
- the rplX gene encoding 50S ribosomal protein L24 translates to MPRKYNAQKKLHVKKGDEVLVIAGNDKGKKGRVLFVYPKKERVLVEGINMRTHHEKPSQDNPQGGRLKREASVHVSNVMVLDPTTGEPTRIGRKRIDEEGGGRWVRYAKASGEIIDK
- the rpsH gene encoding 30S ribosomal protein S8, with the translated sequence MHSDTISDFLTRIRNAQQAGHRRVDVPASKLKRAMAKILVDKGYISRFIDIEDGKQGILRMFLKYDAYGQPVIKEMKRISKPGLRKYSGSEEIPKSYNGLGIVIMSTSRGVMTDKEARKLNVGGEILCSVY
- the rplN gene encoding 50S ribosomal protein L14; protein product: MIQTQSILNVADNSGAKKVMCIKVLGDSKRRYARIGDLISCSVKTAIPGGNVKKGEVVTAVVVRTKKEIRRRDGSYIRFDENAAVIINKEKEPVGTRIFGPVARELREKSFMRIVSLAPEVL
- the rpmC gene encoding 50S ribosomal protein L29; this encodes MKAHELRDLSLAELQARLKDEKEALVNFRFNKAIAGQIENPARIKNTRREIARLNLIINEKLGAE